A region of Corvus cornix cornix isolate S_Up_H32 chromosome 3, ASM73873v5, whole genome shotgun sequence DNA encodes the following proteins:
- the MRAP2 gene encoding melanocortin-2 receptor accessory protein 2 isoform X3 — protein sequence MNSFVADFGRPLESERDFSHQMAEESQSLFHFHINEVDHMNKAKDSQKGPSPESNTHFQEVPRSCGVFEEDLHCLTKFNIPNFVNTEQNPSLGEEDLLISEPPIILESKLVMQSSHRILD from the coding sequence ATGAACAGCTTTGTGGCGGATTTTGGGAGACCTTTGGAGTctgagagagatttttctcatCAAATGGCTGAAGAATCCCAGtcacttttccatttccatatTAATGAAGTGGACCATATGAACAAAGCAAAAGACAGTCAGAAAGGTCCAAGTCCGGAGAGTAATACCCACTTCCAGGAGGTTCCCAGAAGCTGTGGAGTGTTTGAGGAAGACCTACATTGTCTTACAAAATTTAACATTCCTAACTTTGTGAACACTGAGCAGAACCCTTCATTAGGTGAGGAGGATCTCCTCATTTCAGAGCCACCAAtcattttagaaagcaaattgGTTATGCAATCTTCCCATCGGATCCTTGACTGA